The following are encoded together in the Phocoena sinus isolate mPhoSin1 chromosome 11, mPhoSin1.pri, whole genome shotgun sequence genome:
- the HEMK1 gene encoding MTRF1L release factor glutamine methyltransferase isoform X4: MLRALLSGLGWRGGIWGCTFSSQQPHLPPARMLSATELVSHWTVVFEKRGIPEARESSEYIVAHVLGAKTFQSLRPGLWTQPLTPWQLQYVQELSSYRLQRMPVQYILGEWDFQGLSLKMAPPVFIPRPETEELVEWVLEEVTQGPRVVGAQGGPFILEVGCGSGAISLSLLSRLPQSRVIAVDKGEAAICLAHENAQRLRLQDRIRIIPFDVTLDGSWAHLLPWGPVDLVVSNPPYVFHRDMEKLAPEILSYEDPLALDGGEEGMDIITHILALAPRLLKDSGIFLEVDPRHPELVGSWLQSQPDLSLDLVAVRRDFCGRLKRPGKTQAPGRFPRMQWVPNTGMNKCRRS, from the exons ATGCTGAGGGCCCTCCTGTctggcctggggtggaggggaggcatTTGGGGCTGCACCTTCAGCTCACAGCAACCCCATCTGCCTCCGGCTCGGATGTTGAGTGCCACAGAACTGGTCAGCCACTGGACAGTAGTCTTTGAGAAAAGGGGCATCCCTGAGGCCCGGGAATCCAGTGAGTACATCGTGGCTCACGTCCTTGGAGCCAAAACA TTTCAGAGCCTGAGGCCAGGACTTTGGACCCAGCCCCTGACCCCTTGGCAGTTACAGTATGTCCAGGAGCTGAGTAGCTACCGATTGCAAAG GATGCCTGTGCAGTACATCCTTGGTGAGTGGGACTTTCAGGGCCTCAGTCTGAAGATGGCACCCCCAGTGTTTATCCCTCGGCCAGAAACAGAG GAGCTGGTTGAATGGGTGCTGGAGGAGGTGACCCAAGGGCCCCGTGTGGTGGGAGCTCAAGGTGGCCCATTCATCCTGGAGGTGGGCTGTGGATCAGGAGCCATTTCCCTCAGCCTGCTGAGCAGGCTCCCCCAG AGCCGAGTCATTGCTGTGGACAAGGGAGAAGCCGCCATCTGCCTGGCCCATGAGAATGCTCAGAG GCTTCGGTTGCAGGACAGGATTCGGATCATCCCCTTCGATGTGACCTTAG ATGGGAGCTGGGCACATCTTCTACCCTGGGGCCCTGTGGACCTGGTCGTCAGCAACCCTCCCTACGTCTTCCACCGGGACATGGAGAAGCTGGCCCCTGAGATCCTCAG CTATGAAGATCCACTAGCCCTGGACGGTGGGGAGGAGGGCATGGACATCATTACCCACATCCTGGCCCTGGCACCTCGGCTCCTGAAGGACTCTGG CATCTTCTTGGAAGTGGACCCAAGACACCCAGAGCTCGTCGGCAGCTGGCTTCAGAGCCAGCCTGACCTGTCCCTCGATCTTGTGGCTGTGCGCAGGGACTTCTGTGGGAG
- the HEMK1 gene encoding MTRF1L release factor glutamine methyltransferase isoform X2, whose translation MLRALLSGLGWRGGIWGCTFSSQQPHLPPARMLSATELVSHWTVVFEKRGIPEARESSEYIVAHVLGAKTFQSLRPGLWTQPLTPWQLQYVQELSSYRLQRMPVQYILGEWDFQGLSLKMAPPVFIPRPETEELVEWVLEEVTQGPRVVGAQGGPFILEVGCGSGAISLSLLSRLPQSRVIAVDKGEAAICLAHENAQRLRLQDRIRIIPFDVTLDGSWAHLLPWGPVDLVVSNPPYVFHRDMEKLAPEILSYEDPLALDGGEEGMDIITHILALAPRLLKDSGSIFLEVDPRHPELVGSWLQSQPDLSLDLVAVRRDFCGRPRFLHIRRCGPQHGCPVDAWPGPQPARVPG comes from the exons ATGCTGAGGGCCCTCCTGTctggcctggggtggaggggaggcatTTGGGGCTGCACCTTCAGCTCACAGCAACCCCATCTGCCTCCGGCTCGGATGTTGAGTGCCACAGAACTGGTCAGCCACTGGACAGTAGTCTTTGAGAAAAGGGGCATCCCTGAGGCCCGGGAATCCAGTGAGTACATCGTGGCTCACGTCCTTGGAGCCAAAACA TTTCAGAGCCTGAGGCCAGGACTTTGGACCCAGCCCCTGACCCCTTGGCAGTTACAGTATGTCCAGGAGCTGAGTAGCTACCGATTGCAAAG GATGCCTGTGCAGTACATCCTTGGTGAGTGGGACTTTCAGGGCCTCAGTCTGAAGATGGCACCCCCAGTGTTTATCCCTCGGCCAGAAACAGAG GAGCTGGTTGAATGGGTGCTGGAGGAGGTGACCCAAGGGCCCCGTGTGGTGGGAGCTCAAGGTGGCCCATTCATCCTGGAGGTGGGCTGTGGATCAGGAGCCATTTCCCTCAGCCTGCTGAGCAGGCTCCCCCAG AGCCGAGTCATTGCTGTGGACAAGGGAGAAGCCGCCATCTGCCTGGCCCATGAGAATGCTCAGAG GCTTCGGTTGCAGGACAGGATTCGGATCATCCCCTTCGATGTGACCTTAG ATGGGAGCTGGGCACATCTTCTACCCTGGGGCCCTGTGGACCTGGTCGTCAGCAACCCTCCCTACGTCTTCCACCGGGACATGGAGAAGCTGGCCCCTGAGATCCTCAG CTATGAAGATCCACTAGCCCTGGACGGTGGGGAGGAGGGCATGGACATCATTACCCACATCCTGGCCCTGGCACCTCGGCTCCTGAAGGACTCTGG AAGCATCTTCTTGGAAGTGGACCCAAGACACCCAGAGCTCGTCGGCAGCTGGCTTCAGAGCCAGCCTGACCTGTCCCTCGATCTTGTGGCTGTGCGCAGGGACTTCTGTGGGAG GCCCCGGTTCCTACATATCAGGAGGTGCGGGCCACAGCATGGTTGCCCTGTGGATGCCTGGCCAGGGCCCCAACCTGCCAGAGTGCCTGGCTGA
- the HEMK1 gene encoding MTRF1L release factor glutamine methyltransferase isoform X3, producing MLRALLSGLGWRGGIWGCTFSSQQPHLPPARMLSATELVSHWTVVFEKRGIPEARESSEYIVAHVLGAKTFQSLRPGLWTQPLTPWQLQYVQELSSYRLQRMPVQYILGEWDFQGLSLKMAPPVFIPRPETEELVEWVLEEVTQGPRVVGAQGGPFILEVGCGSGAISLSLLSRLPQSRVIAVDKGEAAICLAHENAQRLRLQDRIRIIPFDVTLDGSWAHLLPWGPVDLVVSNPPYVFHRDMEKLAPEILSYEDPLALDGGEEGMDIITHILALAPRLLKDSGSIFLEVDPRHPELVGSWLQSQPDLSLDLVAVRRDFCGRNWEGSEISPNSQANKLSYSRGCWQKTQIPA from the exons ATGCTGAGGGCCCTCCTGTctggcctggggtggaggggaggcatTTGGGGCTGCACCTTCAGCTCACAGCAACCCCATCTGCCTCCGGCTCGGATGTTGAGTGCCACAGAACTGGTCAGCCACTGGACAGTAGTCTTTGAGAAAAGGGGCATCCCTGAGGCCCGGGAATCCAGTGAGTACATCGTGGCTCACGTCCTTGGAGCCAAAACA TTTCAGAGCCTGAGGCCAGGACTTTGGACCCAGCCCCTGACCCCTTGGCAGTTACAGTATGTCCAGGAGCTGAGTAGCTACCGATTGCAAAG GATGCCTGTGCAGTACATCCTTGGTGAGTGGGACTTTCAGGGCCTCAGTCTGAAGATGGCACCCCCAGTGTTTATCCCTCGGCCAGAAACAGAG GAGCTGGTTGAATGGGTGCTGGAGGAGGTGACCCAAGGGCCCCGTGTGGTGGGAGCTCAAGGTGGCCCATTCATCCTGGAGGTGGGCTGTGGATCAGGAGCCATTTCCCTCAGCCTGCTGAGCAGGCTCCCCCAG AGCCGAGTCATTGCTGTGGACAAGGGAGAAGCCGCCATCTGCCTGGCCCATGAGAATGCTCAGAG GCTTCGGTTGCAGGACAGGATTCGGATCATCCCCTTCGATGTGACCTTAG ATGGGAGCTGGGCACATCTTCTACCCTGGGGCCCTGTGGACCTGGTCGTCAGCAACCCTCCCTACGTCTTCCACCGGGACATGGAGAAGCTGGCCCCTGAGATCCTCAG CTATGAAGATCCACTAGCCCTGGACGGTGGGGAGGAGGGCATGGACATCATTACCCACATCCTGGCCCTGGCACCTCGGCTCCTGAAGGACTCTGG AAGCATCTTCTTGGAAGTGGACCCAAGACACCCAGAGCTCGTCGGCAGCTGGCTTCAGAGCCAGCCTGACCTGTCCCTCGATCTTGTGGCTGTGCGCAGGGACTTCTGTGGGAG
- the HEMK1 gene encoding MTRF1L release factor glutamine methyltransferase isoform X1: MLRALLSGLGWRGGIWGCTFSSQQPHLPPARMLSATELVSHWTVVFEKRGIPEARESSEYIVAHVLGAKTFQSLRPGLWTQPLTPWQLQYVQELSSYRLQRMPVQYILGEWDFQGLSLKMAPPVFIPRPETEELVEWVLEEVTQGPRVVGAQGGPFILEVGCGSGAISLSLLSRLPQSRVIAVDKGEAAICLAHENAQRLRLQDRIRIIPFDVTLDGSWAHLLPWGPVDLVVSNPPYVFHRDMEKLAPEILSYEDPLALDGGEEGMDIITHILALAPRLLKDSGSIFLEVDPRHPELVGSWLQSQPDLSLDLVAVRRDFCGRLKRPGKTQAPGRFPRMQWVPNTGMNKCRRS, encoded by the exons ATGCTGAGGGCCCTCCTGTctggcctggggtggaggggaggcatTTGGGGCTGCACCTTCAGCTCACAGCAACCCCATCTGCCTCCGGCTCGGATGTTGAGTGCCACAGAACTGGTCAGCCACTGGACAGTAGTCTTTGAGAAAAGGGGCATCCCTGAGGCCCGGGAATCCAGTGAGTACATCGTGGCTCACGTCCTTGGAGCCAAAACA TTTCAGAGCCTGAGGCCAGGACTTTGGACCCAGCCCCTGACCCCTTGGCAGTTACAGTATGTCCAGGAGCTGAGTAGCTACCGATTGCAAAG GATGCCTGTGCAGTACATCCTTGGTGAGTGGGACTTTCAGGGCCTCAGTCTGAAGATGGCACCCCCAGTGTTTATCCCTCGGCCAGAAACAGAG GAGCTGGTTGAATGGGTGCTGGAGGAGGTGACCCAAGGGCCCCGTGTGGTGGGAGCTCAAGGTGGCCCATTCATCCTGGAGGTGGGCTGTGGATCAGGAGCCATTTCCCTCAGCCTGCTGAGCAGGCTCCCCCAG AGCCGAGTCATTGCTGTGGACAAGGGAGAAGCCGCCATCTGCCTGGCCCATGAGAATGCTCAGAG GCTTCGGTTGCAGGACAGGATTCGGATCATCCCCTTCGATGTGACCTTAG ATGGGAGCTGGGCACATCTTCTACCCTGGGGCCCTGTGGACCTGGTCGTCAGCAACCCTCCCTACGTCTTCCACCGGGACATGGAGAAGCTGGCCCCTGAGATCCTCAG CTATGAAGATCCACTAGCCCTGGACGGTGGGGAGGAGGGCATGGACATCATTACCCACATCCTGGCCCTGGCACCTCGGCTCCTGAAGGACTCTGG AAGCATCTTCTTGGAAGTGGACCCAAGACACCCAGAGCTCGTCGGCAGCTGGCTTCAGAGCCAGCCTGACCTGTCCCTCGATCTTGTGGCTGTGCGCAGGGACTTCTGTGGGAG
- the HEMK1 gene encoding MTRF1L release factor glutamine methyltransferase isoform X5, producing the protein MLRALLSGLGWRGGIWGCTFSSQQPHLPPARMLSATELVSHWTVVFEKRGIPEARESSEYIVAHVLGAKTFQSLRPGLWTQPLTPWQLQYVQELSSYRLQRMPVQYILGEWDFQGLSLKMAPPVFIPRPETEELVEWVLEEVTQGPRVVGAQGGPFILEVGCGSGAISLSLLSRLPQSRVIAVDKGEAAICLAHENAQRLRLQDRIRIIPFDVTLDGSWAHLLPWGPVDLVVSNPPYVFHRDMEKLAPEILSYEDPLALDGGEEGMDIITHILALAPRLLKDSGIFLEVDPRHPELVGSWLQSQPDLSLDLVAVRRDFCGRPRFLHIRRCGPQHGCPVDAWPGPQPARVPG; encoded by the exons ATGCTGAGGGCCCTCCTGTctggcctggggtggaggggaggcatTTGGGGCTGCACCTTCAGCTCACAGCAACCCCATCTGCCTCCGGCTCGGATGTTGAGTGCCACAGAACTGGTCAGCCACTGGACAGTAGTCTTTGAGAAAAGGGGCATCCCTGAGGCCCGGGAATCCAGTGAGTACATCGTGGCTCACGTCCTTGGAGCCAAAACA TTTCAGAGCCTGAGGCCAGGACTTTGGACCCAGCCCCTGACCCCTTGGCAGTTACAGTATGTCCAGGAGCTGAGTAGCTACCGATTGCAAAG GATGCCTGTGCAGTACATCCTTGGTGAGTGGGACTTTCAGGGCCTCAGTCTGAAGATGGCACCCCCAGTGTTTATCCCTCGGCCAGAAACAGAG GAGCTGGTTGAATGGGTGCTGGAGGAGGTGACCCAAGGGCCCCGTGTGGTGGGAGCTCAAGGTGGCCCATTCATCCTGGAGGTGGGCTGTGGATCAGGAGCCATTTCCCTCAGCCTGCTGAGCAGGCTCCCCCAG AGCCGAGTCATTGCTGTGGACAAGGGAGAAGCCGCCATCTGCCTGGCCCATGAGAATGCTCAGAG GCTTCGGTTGCAGGACAGGATTCGGATCATCCCCTTCGATGTGACCTTAG ATGGGAGCTGGGCACATCTTCTACCCTGGGGCCCTGTGGACCTGGTCGTCAGCAACCCTCCCTACGTCTTCCACCGGGACATGGAGAAGCTGGCCCCTGAGATCCTCAG CTATGAAGATCCACTAGCCCTGGACGGTGGGGAGGAGGGCATGGACATCATTACCCACATCCTGGCCCTGGCACCTCGGCTCCTGAAGGACTCTGG CATCTTCTTGGAAGTGGACCCAAGACACCCAGAGCTCGTCGGCAGCTGGCTTCAGAGCCAGCCTGACCTGTCCCTCGATCTTGTGGCTGTGCGCAGGGACTTCTGTGGGAG GCCCCGGTTCCTACATATCAGGAGGTGCGGGCCACAGCATGGTTGCCCTGTGGATGCCTGGCCAGGGCCCCAACCTGCCAGAGTGCCTGGCTGA
- the HEMK1 gene encoding MTRF1L release factor glutamine methyltransferase isoform X6: MPVQYILGEWDFQGLSLKMAPPVFIPRPETEELVEWVLEEVTQGPRVVGAQGGPFILEVGCGSGAISLSLLSRLPQSRVIAVDKGEAAICLAHENAQRLRLQDRIRIIPFDVTLDGSWAHLLPWGPVDLVVSNPPYVFHRDMEKLAPEILSYEDPLALDGGEEGMDIITHILALAPRLLKDSGSIFLEVDPRHPELVGSWLQSQPDLSLDLVAVRRDFCGRPRFLHIRRCGPQHGCPVDAWPGPQPARVPG; this comes from the exons ATGCCTGTGCAGTACATCCTTGGTGAGTGGGACTTTCAGGGCCTCAGTCTGAAGATGGCACCCCCAGTGTTTATCCCTCGGCCAGAAACAGAG GAGCTGGTTGAATGGGTGCTGGAGGAGGTGACCCAAGGGCCCCGTGTGGTGGGAGCTCAAGGTGGCCCATTCATCCTGGAGGTGGGCTGTGGATCAGGAGCCATTTCCCTCAGCCTGCTGAGCAGGCTCCCCCAG AGCCGAGTCATTGCTGTGGACAAGGGAGAAGCCGCCATCTGCCTGGCCCATGAGAATGCTCAGAG GCTTCGGTTGCAGGACAGGATTCGGATCATCCCCTTCGATGTGACCTTAG ATGGGAGCTGGGCACATCTTCTACCCTGGGGCCCTGTGGACCTGGTCGTCAGCAACCCTCCCTACGTCTTCCACCGGGACATGGAGAAGCTGGCCCCTGAGATCCTCAG CTATGAAGATCCACTAGCCCTGGACGGTGGGGAGGAGGGCATGGACATCATTACCCACATCCTGGCCCTGGCACCTCGGCTCCTGAAGGACTCTGG AAGCATCTTCTTGGAAGTGGACCCAAGACACCCAGAGCTCGTCGGCAGCTGGCTTCAGAGCCAGCCTGACCTGTCCCTCGATCTTGTGGCTGTGCGCAGGGACTTCTGTGGGAG GCCCCGGTTCCTACATATCAGGAGGTGCGGGCCACAGCATGGTTGCCCTGTGGATGCCTGGCCAGGGCCCCAACCTGCCAGAGTGCCTGGCTGA